A segment of the Bdellovibrio bacteriovorus genome:
TCGCACTTCCGACCGGGCCGTGCAGCAGAATCACACGTTTCTCAGTTCCGTAACCCAGGGCCGCTGCTTTCAGGACATTCACCAATTTCATCAACTGCACATCAAGGCCGAAGACCGCGTCTTTGCCGTTGTTGTGAACGTCGTCGAAGAACTTGTAGCGAATGACTTCTTTTTTGAAATCGATATACGTTTCAGTGCCTTCCTCAACGATCATGTCATACATGCGCTGATAGGCGTTTCGCGTGATTTTGGGATTTTGTTTTACCAGGTCGAGATATTCCTCGAAGGTGCCACTCCAATGCTCTTTGGCATGAGTGCTTGAGTTTTGCCAGTTGGCGACCAGTGAATGCAGATCAAACTTAGAGGCCATATTCTCTCCCCAAGGTGATTGGTGACACACCTACTCTGTTAGAGTATGCCTCATTACTAGACGGTTAACGAGTTTTTTAATTTAGTTGTATTGCTTTGAACCCTTGCGGTTGTCTCAAGGTGAAAAGCTCTGGTTTAAACTGGACCTCAGTCTTGGGTGCTTCGAAGAGCCACTGCATTTCAAATTGCGGGGCCGTAATTACGACTTTCTTTTGCCCTTCTTTTCGATCCAGCCATTCGACGCGTGTTTGTTTGGCAATATTCTCACATTGATAAATCAACCCTGCGGGATCCAATCCACATTTCCAGCCGGGGCCCCGGACCGGTTCATCAAAGGCGATATTGGCCAGATTCATCGGATGCAGTGGCATGCCAATCACATTGGCGAACGCCCGTTCGGTGTTGCGCCCATAGAAAAACGTCTTCTGAGGATAAACCGCATAAGAGATCTGTGTCGGGCTCATCACAACACTCGCCACTTGAAACCCCAGCAAAGCCGTGATTTCAAAACGGGCTCTTTCATTTTTGATCGCAAAGATATCTATATTTAATGACTGGGTCTTATTTTCCTTCTGATTTTTGATCAGGGCCTTGGTTTCCCACTGCGCTTTCTGAAACGCACCCTCTTTCACTGTCTTGGTGACACAGCCGGAAAGGAAAAGGGTTAGTACGAACATGAAAAAATAATTGAACCTGTTCATCATTGCCTTAGCATAGAGAAATGAATTCCCTTAAACAAGCCTTGATTCAATTAAAAGCGGACTGGAAAAACAGCCTCTTTTTGGGCTGTACAGCCACCCTGTTCGTTCTGGCGGTGCGCTTTACTCCTTATATTAGTGCATTGCTGATTTCCTTTGGACTGCTATTTTTGCAGGAAGTGACCAATCGTTACCTGACATTGAAGTCCTGGCCGCGGGATCTGGGTTTTCTGAAGGAAAATACTTTGTCCTTTGTTATCTGTTCTTTGATTCTGCTGCCGACAAGCACGCTTCTGGGCTCCGCCATCGGAGTTCTGGAAAGCCCGCAGGATTTCCTGCACACCATTCCGATGTCCTGGGGTCTTTTGATTCTGGCGGTGTATTTCTATCTGGTGCTGACCCATGCCCTGCGCATGACCATCGAAGACGGAACCGCTCTTGCAAAAGCGGTGGATATTGCCGCCCTGGCCTCGCTGAAAAACTTCCGCGAGTATTTCATCATCGCTTTTTATATGGCGCTGGCGGTTTTGATTTCAGGAATTTTGTGGGGCGCAGGCTTCATCGTGACTTTGCCAGTGATCTTCTTTGCCGCCCACTATTCTTTCCTGGCGACGAAAGAACGCGGACTGCTGCAGGAAAAGAAAACCGAACCGGCTTCTTAACCCGGAAAAAGAAAAAGCCCGCAGTTTGCGGGCTTTTTTATTTTAATTCTAAATCCAGGATCTATTTTTCAGAAGCGTGTTCCGCCACCGGCTTTTCAACGGAAGCTGGCAGACGAGGCGTGCCGTTCAGTTCCTGCTTTTCGATCGCCGTGATCTTGCTGCGGATTTCCTGAACTTTTTTAGGCTCAGTTTCAAGGTCCGCGGCTTTCTTATACATCTTCTTGGCTTTATCCACCATCGAGTGCTTATAGTAGGCATCACCCAGGTGCTCAGCAATAATGCTCACCGTGGACTGATGTTTGTAAGCCGCTTCCAGGAACTTGATGGATTCAGCGAACTTGTTTTGTTTGTACAAAATCCAGCCCAGAGTATCCAGCACATAACCATCCGTCGGCTCAAGCTCCAGCGCACGACGCGCCAGTTTTTCCGCCTCCGGAAGTTTCACTCCCATTTCAGCCCAGGTGAAGGCCAGATAGTTCAGGCCTTGCACGTGGTTTGGATCCAGCTCCAGAACTTTTTGCATTTCCGTCACAACCACATCTTTGTTGCCCATACGGTCGTTGATCGTGCCGTAATAGAAACGAAGCTGAGCGTTTTCCGGGAACTTTTTCAAACCCTGCTCCAAAGTGGCAGAGGCATTTTTGTAATCACCTTTTTCATCCAGCAAGGAAGCATACATCGCGAAGATCTGAGGCTGATCCTGGCGTGCTTTCAAACCAGCGGCCGCCACTTCCAAACCTTCATTCAGTCGGCCCAAACCTTTCAACAGGTAAGCGGCATGAACCACGGCCTCACCATAGTAAGTGCTGGTCGCCGGGATCTTCGTGTATTCTTTCACGGCTTTTTCATGCTGACGGGTTTCTTCGTAAACCGCGGCCAGATAGAAGCGAACCTTGTCTGACTCTGGCGCATCTTTCAGAATTTCTTCCAGCTTTGCCACCGCCGTGTCGTAACGTTTCTGCTCAATCAGAATCAACGCCATTTTCATGCGAACATTCAGTGGCTCGTCGGAGTCCTGCTCCATCACTTCCAGTTGTTCATAGGCGTTTTCATAGTCACCGCGCTCTATATAGATCTGCGCCAGGACTTCAGCCACACGCGGGCTTGGGGAATTTTCTTTCTGGAAAGCGCGATACAAAGACACGGCTTTGTCTTCAGATTTCTGCTTGGAATAAAGCACACCCAAAGAAAGTACGGCATCGGCAAAATCAGGTTTCAGATCCAAAGCCTTCTTGAAGGAAGTCTCTGCCGCCTTTTGGAATTTGGTTTCAGACTGTTCCAGACGCACGCGTCCGATATAGTAGTGAGCCAGGTAAGGCGTGTTGTATTCAGGATTCTTCAGCAAAGACTCAAAGTACTTCACGGCTTTGTCGGACTGTTTCTGCTCGGAATACAAAGCACCGATGTAAAGCGGAGCCTCGGTATTGTCCGGCTGAAGCTTCATCACGGTGTTGTATTGTTCCATCGCCTTTGGATAAAGCTTCAAAGAAGAATACAAACCACCCAGCAACAGGTGACCGTCCACGTTCTTTGGATCTTTCGCCACCGCTTCTTCAGCCTGGGCCAAAGATTCAGTGATCATGCCCTGCTTCAGAAACTCTGCCGCCAGACGCATGTTCACGGCCGGGGAATTGGTATCATAAATAAGAACCATCTTGAAGGCTTCAACCGCTTTCTGGGAATTGCCTTCCAAAGCGTACGCCTCACCCATCGCGAAGTAATAATCGGCCTGAGTGCGCATATAAAGTGGATCCAA
Coding sequences within it:
- a CDS encoding tetratricopeptide repeat protein — encoded protein: MFPYTRTAIIVPFLMTLTACATFTSNESDDKAPYYEASFNDRNRAPASFAPAVVSPEDNGAASLDPLYMRTQADYYFAMGEAYALEGNSQKAVEAFKMVLIYDTNSPAVNMRLAAEFLKQGMITESLAQAEEAVAKDPKNVDGHLLLGGLYSSLKLYPKAMEQYNTVMKLQPDNTEAPLYIGALYSEQKQSDKAVKYFESLLKNPEYNTPYLAHYYIGRVRLEQSETKFQKAAETSFKKALDLKPDFADAVLSLGVLYSKQKSEDKAVSLYRAFQKENSPSPRVAEVLAQIYIERGDYENAYEQLEVMEQDSDEPLNVRMKMALILIEQKRYDTAVAKLEEILKDAPESDKVRFYLAAVYEETRQHEKAVKEYTKIPATSTYYGEAVVHAAYLLKGLGRLNEGLEVAAAGLKARQDQPQIFAMYASLLDEKGDYKNASATLEQGLKKFPENAQLRFYYGTINDRMGNKDVVVTEMQKVLELDPNHVQGLNYLAFTWAEMGVKLPEAEKLARRALELEPTDGYVLDTLGWILYKQNKFAESIKFLEAAYKHQSTVSIIAEHLGDAYYKHSMVDKAKKMYKKAADLETEPKKVQEIRSKITAIEKQELNGTPRLPASVEKPVAEHASEK